A DNA window from Patescibacteria group bacterium contains the following coding sequences:
- the rpsT gene encoding 30S ribosomal protein S20 — protein sequence MPIIKSAKKALRTNIQNKEFNDLTRAKVKGAVKGLKVAVKAKAKDVNTLLSKAFRELDLAAKKNVIHKNKANRLKSRLAKSLEK from the coding sequence ATGCCAATCATCAAATCAGCCAAGAAGGCTCTCCGAACCAACATCCAAAACAAAGAATTCAACGACCTGACCAGGGCCAAAGTTAAAGGCGCAGTCAAAGGGTTGAAGGTAGCAGTCAAGGCCAAAGCCAAAGACGTCAATACACTTCTCTCCAAAGCTTTCCGTGAGCTTGATCTTGCCGCCAAGAAAAATGTTATTCACAAAAACAAGGCCAACCGTTTGAAGTCTCGCCTTGCCAAATCTCTAGAAAAATAA
- the rpsO gene encoding 30S ribosomal protein S15, with protein sequence MVQEKAQKVQKEDLVKKYQTHDNDTGSTEVQVAILTKKISDLTKHLKEHKKDFDSRRGLLMMVGKRRRLLNYLKKKNEADYIKVITDLNLKR encoded by the coding sequence ATGGTTCAGGAAAAGGCCCAAAAGGTACAGAAAGAGGATCTGGTCAAAAAGTATCAGACCCACGACAACGACACTGGTTCGACAGAGGTGCAGGTAGCAATCCTCACCAAGAAGATTTCAGACTTGACCAAGCACTTGAAGGAGCACAAGAAGGATTTTGATTCTCGACGTGGACTCTTGATGATGGTTGGCAAACGCCGAAGACTTCTAAACTACCTCAAGAAAAAGAATGAGGCAGATTACATCAAAGTTATTACCGATCTCAATTTGAAGAGATAA
- the lepB gene encoding signal peptidase I, which produces MWRIIYGGGILFDLTKWLILVVVVFLLVNTFFISIFVVDGWSMDPNLVDKEVILWNKNAYTKANPERGDVVVVNYPGNIKKQYVKRVVGLPGETIEVAEGSVYIDGQKFNESYLTSEVITDPNFAIALKNDQYFVMGDNRTNSSDSRAFGPVAKRFVLGKSLKVIYPSFKAIPR; this is translated from the coding sequence TTGTGGAGAATAATTTATGGAGGCGGCATACTTTTCGATTTGACGAAATGGTTGATTTTAGTCGTGGTCGTATTCTTGTTGGTAAATACGTTTTTCATTTCTATCTTTGTTGTCGATGGTTGGTCGATGGATCCGAATCTAGTCGACAAGGAAGTGATACTTTGGAACAAAAATGCATATACCAAAGCTAATCCCGAGAGAGGCGACGTCGTGGTCGTAAATTATCCTGGCAATATCAAGAAGCAATACGTGAAACGCGTTGTCGGCCTGCCTGGCGAAACCATTGAAGTTGCCGAGGGGTCTGTCTATATCGATGGGCAGAAGTTTAATGAGTCATATTTAACTTCGGAGGTAATTACAGATCCGAACTTTGCTATAGCGCTCAAGAATGACCAATACTTTGTAATGGGAGACAATAGGACAAATTCAAGCGATTCGCGGGCCTTCGGGCCAGTTGCCAAGAGGTTTGTCTTGGGCAAGTCGCTCAAGGTAATTTATCCTAGTTTCAAGGCTATTCCAAGATAA
- a CDS encoding PspC domain-containing protein encodes MKEKRVYRSCSDRYIAGICGGLAKYFDLDPLLVRLVFVILGFSGISIVFYFLAWVFIPNDPTCKSRSDVASEIRQKAQEFGDEFKKGFAGEWNGGNRRDTKAILGVIIILFGIVCLIQITFQINIWAIGWPIILIILGIILLRANGNRKQE; translated from the coding sequence ATGAAAGAAAAAAGAGTTTACAGATCATGTTCTGACCGATATATTGCCGGCATTTGTGGTGGCCTGGCAAAGTATTTTGATCTCGATCCGCTTCTGGTTAGATTGGTATTTGTGATATTGGGCTTCTCTGGGATCTCTATCGTTTTCTACTTTTTGGCCTGGGTTTTCATCCCCAATGATCCGACCTGCAAAAGCCGTAGCGATGTCGCATCCGAGATCAGACAGAAAGCGCAGGAGTTTGGAGACGAATTCAAGAAAGGATTTGCTGGCGAGTGGAACGGTGGGAACCGACGCGATACCAAGGCGATCCTCGGAGTTATAATCATTCTTTTTGGCATTGTCTGTCTGATTCAAATAACTTTTCAAATCAACATCTGGGCAATCGGCTGGCCGATCATCCTAATTATCCTCGGCATTATCCTGCTTCGGGCCAATGGTAATCGCAAACAAGAATAA
- a CDS encoding DHH family phosphoesterase, which yields MELTPKQQVVEILKSKQKILLLTHKNPDGDALGSILALYQVLKGMGKDVTAVSTDQIPPVFGFLSEISSLSDNFAGTRDFVISLDVSKIKADKVMYKLIEDKLHIIVTPLNGQFEAKDVVSDEGGFHYEAIVILDSPDLERIGTPFENNPELFYDVPVVNIDHHPGNDQFGKINLVDLTATSTAEILVSVLEALTGDSKFLNEEIATCLLTGIITDTNSFQNSNTTPKSLTVAAQLVASGARQQEIIKSIYKTKPLSTLRLWGRALTKLRDERDYRFVWTELYKSDYLEVGAAEPESSGVIDELLKTAQGVDFALLLSEKNGDVHGSLRATNKTIDVSIIARLFGGGGHAAAAAFQISSSDLEKSSGMIIQKIKDYQKSLTNAQN from the coding sequence GTGGAACTGACACCAAAACAACAAGTTGTGGAAATCTTGAAAAGCAAACAGAAGATTCTCCTTTTGACTCACAAGAACCCGGATGGCGATGCCCTGGGAAGTATTTTGGCTTTGTACCAAGTCCTGAAGGGCATGGGCAAGGATGTCACAGCCGTTTCAACCGATCAAATTCCGCCAGTTTTTGGCTTCCTTTCCGAGATTTCTTCTCTCTCTGATAACTTTGCTGGTACTCGTGATTTTGTCATCTCACTCGACGTTTCGAAGATTAAGGCCGACAAGGTGATGTACAAATTGATTGAAGACAAACTCCACATTATTGTCACACCGCTCAACGGTCAATTTGAGGCCAAAGATGTTGTCTCGGACGAAGGTGGCTTCCATTATGAGGCCATTGTCATCCTGGATTCGCCAGATCTTGAGCGTATCGGCACTCCTTTTGAGAATAATCCAGAGTTGTTTTATGATGTTCCAGTCGTAAATATCGACCATCACCCAGGCAATGATCAGTTCGGCAAGATTAATTTAGTTGATTTGACTGCAACTTCTACCGCCGAAATTCTTGTTTCTGTGCTCGAAGCTCTGACTGGGGACTCGAAATTCTTGAATGAAGAAATCGCCACTTGTTTGCTCACTGGCATTATTACCGATACCAATTCGTTCCAAAATTCCAACACAACTCCAAAATCTCTAACAGTGGCGGCTCAGCTTGTTGCTTCAGGCGCCAGACAGCAGGAGATTATCAAGAGCATCTATAAGACTAAGCCTTTATCAACCCTGAGACTTTGGGGCCGGGCCTTGACCAAGCTTAGAGATGAGAGGGACTATCGCTTTGTCTGGACTGAATTATACAAGAGCGATTATCTCGAAGTTGGTGCGGCAGAGCCGGAGTCAAGCGGAGTGATCGACGAACTTTTGAAAACTGCCCAGGGTGTTGATTTTGCCCTTTTGCTTTCAGAGAAGAACGGCGATGTTCACGGTTCGCTGCGGGCTACCAACAAGACGATCGACGTCTCAATTATCGCTAGACTTTTTGGTGGTGGTGGTCATGCTGCGGCAGCTGCTTTTCAAATTAGTAGCTCAGATCTCGAAAAATCTTCTGGCATGATAATTCAGAAGATCAAGGATTATCAGAAGTCCCTCACTAACGCGCAAAATTAA
- a CDS encoding sugar phosphate nucleotidyltransferase — protein sequence MYAVIMASGQGTRLWPLSRVETPKQFHSLLGKNTMIQETYNRLTKKFKPEEILVTVTKGCLAEAEKQLPDLPKENFIVEPYATGTLGSCGIAIEAIHRRDPEASAIFVPSDHIITQPNEFIKIVDFVEDLIGGEYSDHMILIGINPTKPDTGMGYIQMDSQVEVKDDLKLFSVKRFVEKPDLETAKKYVTQWDYLWNGGMFAWKIKHIRDLYAKYAKESFDALEKVGEKFGTPEYSKVAETEYPKIDKTSIDYAISEKTDDIMVVPGDFGWSDVGSWGTLLEVLVEEYGSKVVSKGHFMGVDNDKCLVMANDKLIATVGLEDIIVVDTPDAMLICKGDKSHEVKDLIEKLKAEGKGLYL from the coding sequence ATGTACGCAGTTATCATGGCTTCGGGCCAAGGCACCAGGTTGTGGCCTCTCTCTAGAGTAGAAACACCCAAACAATTCCACTCTCTGCTTGGCAAGAACACAATGATCCAAGAGACTTACAACCGTCTCACAAAGAAATTCAAACCAGAGGAAATCTTGGTGACCGTGACCAAGGGCTGCCTTGCGGAAGCAGAGAAACAATTGCCTGATCTTCCAAAAGAAAATTTCATCGTCGAGCCATATGCTACTGGCACTCTCGGCTCTTGTGGTATTGCAATCGAGGCGATACACCGACGTGACCCTGAGGCTTCGGCCATCTTCGTGCCGTCAGACCACATCATCACTCAACCCAACGAGTTTATTAAAATTGTTGATTTTGTTGAAGATTTAATTGGCGGAGAGTACTCAGATCACATGATTTTGATCGGTATCAATCCGACCAAGCCAGATACTGGCATGGGCTACATCCAGATGGATTCACAAGTTGAAGTTAAAGATGACTTAAAATTATTTTCAGTCAAACGTTTTGTTGAAAAACCAGACCTGGAAACTGCCAAGAAATATGTGACCCAATGGGACTATCTTTGGAATGGTGGTATGTTCGCGTGGAAGATCAAACACATCAGAGACCTTTATGCCAAATACGCCAAGGAATCCTTTGATGCGTTGGAAAAAGTTGGTGAAAAATTTGGCACACCAGAATACAGCAAGGTGGCCGAGACAGAGTATCCCAAGATTGACAAAACATCGATTGATTACGCCATTTCGGAGAAAACCGATGACATCATGGTCGTGCCAGGAGACTTCGGTTGGAGCGACGTCGGATCATGGGGCACTTTGCTCGAGGTGCTTGTCGAAGAATATGGCTCTAAAGTCGTTTCTAAGGGCCATTTCATGGGCGTGGACAACGACAAGTGTCTTGTCATGGCAAACGACAAACTGATCGCGACTGTGGGCCTAGAGGACATTATCGTTGTCGACACCCCGGACGCAATGTTGATCTGCAAAGGCGACAAGTCGCACGAGGTCAAAGATCTGATCGAGAAGCTCAAGGCAGAAGGAAAAGGGCTGTACCTTTAA
- a CDS encoding phosphomannomutase/phosphoglucomutase, translating to MKIDPNIFKSYDVRGVYPETINEEIMHNFGIAFANKYSAKKVAVGYDGRVSTPALKDALFGGLIEAGADVVDLGISTTDMTYVASAYYDDLDGAIMITASHNPSQYNGLKAVKKGAVALSGNDGLFEIRDMIVNDQLETSDAKGKIEKRDIYKVYGDKLISLIDKSALKPLRVVVDAGNGVAGYVIDKIFGDLPIEIIPLYFEIDGTFPNHQPSPIEDKNVVDLKKKVLEEKADLGLAFDGDGDRVYFIDEKGQTITASVILAMVTKSLLEKNPGARILYNVVTSWCVRETIVKYGGVPSITLVGHSLIKTQMRKEDGFFAGEHSGHYFYKNLYYADSGMLTALIVLEMVSVLNQPISELAAEFSIYSDSGEINTEVADPKAKIEEIKAKYADGKQFTLDGLSVEYSDWWFSLRSSNTEPLLRLNVEAKSEELMETKRDELLSIIRN from the coding sequence ATGAAAATCGATCCCAACATCTTTAAGTCTTATGACGTGCGGGGCGTCTACCCCGAGACGATCAATGAAGAAATTATGCACAATTTTGGTATCGCCTTCGCCAACAAATATTCAGCCAAGAAGGTCGCAGTCGGATACGATGGTCGAGTTTCTACGCCTGCCCTCAAAGATGCTCTCTTTGGCGGGTTAATTGAAGCTGGCGCTGATGTCGTCGACCTTGGCATCTCTACTACGGATATGACCTACGTTGCCTCTGCCTATTATGATGATCTGGACGGCGCGATCATGATTACCGCTTCGCACAATCCAAGCCAATACAATGGCTTGAAAGCGGTCAAGAAAGGCGCGGTCGCCCTCTCCGGTAATGACGGACTCTTCGAGATTCGGGATATGATTGTCAACGATCAATTGGAGACGAGTGACGCCAAAGGCAAGATCGAAAAACGCGATATTTACAAAGTATATGGCGACAAATTGATCTCATTGATTGACAAATCTGCCCTCAAGCCACTTCGAGTTGTCGTCGACGCAGGCAATGGTGTCGCTGGCTATGTCATCGATAAAATTTTTGGTGATTTGCCGATCGAGATTATCCCCCTTTACTTCGAGATCGACGGAACTTTTCCAAATCACCAACCCAGCCCAATAGAGGACAAGAATGTTGTTGATCTGAAAAAGAAAGTTTTGGAAGAAAAGGCCGACCTCGGTCTCGCCTTCGACGGTGATGGCGACCGCGTCTACTTCATTGACGAAAAAGGTCAGACGATCACCGCTAGCGTGATCTTGGCTATGGTCACCAAGAGTTTACTTGAGAAAAATCCTGGCGCTCGAATTCTCTATAATGTTGTGACGAGCTGGTGCGTTCGCGAAACTATTGTCAAATACGGCGGCGTTCCCTCGATCACACTGGTCGGGCACTCTCTGATCAAAACTCAGATGCGCAAAGAAGATGGATTCTTCGCTGGCGAACATTCAGGCCATTATTTTTACAAAAACTTATACTACGCTGATTCTGGCATGTTGACCGCTCTCATCGTGTTGGAAATGGTAAGTGTGCTCAATCAGCCAATTTCCGAGTTAGCCGCCGAATTTAGCATTTACTCTGACTCTGGAGAAATAAATACAGAGGTTGCTGACCCCAAAGCAAAGATCGAAGAGATAAAGGCAAAATACGCCGACGGGAAACAATTCACTCTCGACGGACTCAGTGTTGAATACTCAGACTGGTGGTTCAGCCTACGTTCGTCCAACACCGAGCCCCTTCTGCGCCTAAACGTCGAAGCCAAATCAGAAGAGCTGATGGAAACAAAACGCGACGAGCTCCTTTCTATTATCCGAAACTAG